Part of the Halomarina litorea genome is shown below.
AGAAAGAAACGGTACTTGACAACAGGTGCCGCTCGCCCGTTAGATGTCGCGCCCGCCGTCGACTTCGAGGGCGGTGCCCGTAATCATCGACGCCTCGTCGCTGGCGAGGAAGGCCGCCGCCTGTGCGATGTCCATCGGGTCGGCCAGTCGCCCGAGGGGGATGGTGTCGGCGATGTCGTCCATCGAGAGGCCCTCGCTCGTGAACTCGGGGAGCATCTCGGTGTCCGTCGCCACCGGGCAGATGGCGTTCACCCGGACGCCGTCGCCCGCGAGTTCCGAGGCGAGTTGCTTCGTGAGGGTAATCATCCCGCCCTTGGAGGCGGCGTACGCCGAGAGGCCGGTCCGTGGTCGGATGCCGGACGTGGAGGCGGTGTTGAGGACGACGCCGTCCTCGGACTCCCGGAGGTGCGGGACGGCGCACTTGGTGCCGAGAAACGCCGACTTGAGGTTCACGTCGAGCACCCGGTCCCACGTCCCCTCGTCGACGTCCTCGACGGGCGTGGAGGCCATCGGGACTCCGGCGTTGTTGTGCAACACGTCGAGTCCGCCCCACGTTTCGACCGCCTCAGCGACGAACCCCTCGACCGCCTCGGCGTCGGAGACGTCCGCCGCGACGGCGATGGCGTCCCCACCAGCCGATTCGATGCGTTCGACCGTCTCCTCGGCGGCCTCGGCGTCGAGGTCGACGACGGTGACCGACGCGCCGCGTTCCGCGAACAGTTCTGCCGTCGCGCGACCCATCCCGGCCCCCGCGCCGGTGATTACTGCGGATTTCCCGTCGAGTGCTCCGGTCATACCCCTCGCTGGCGTGGGGGTGGGGAAAACAGTTCGGTCGCGTCGGTCGCGTCGGGGACCGAGGACGCTACTGGGAGACGGGACGCGACCGTCTCCCAGAAGGCCGAGTCGAGGGGGTCGAAGTCGGCGCGCCGCCGGTCGGTATCTGCCCGGTCGCGTTCAGTCGTCACCGACGGAGAACTCGGCGACCGTCGACTTCGACGACGGGGTGGTACCGACGAGTCGGTCGCGTACGCCCGAACGCAGGTAGGCGAGCAACGCCCACATCAGACAGCCCAGCCCGGCACCCGCGGCCGGATACACCATCCCCATCGAACCGAACATCAGCGCCTTCACCAAGAGTCCTACCGTGGTCAACCCCGTCGTCGCCAACGGGACGTGTGCGTGTCGGTCGCGAATCGTCGGGAGGACCGAGACCGTCAGAACGAGCGTCACTGCCGTGATGATGTACTCTTGCCACATTGATATCGAACCTCGCTGCACCCAGATACCACCGAACCGAGAGGAAGCGAAACCGGGCCGCGATACCTCGACTCGGCACCAGAAGTATATAATTGTTGAGTTGTACGTCCGTGAACGATAGGATGTCTCACGGGACGCGGAGACACGGACCACGCGGACCGCTGGTCCGTCCGCGGCACGCGTCTCACTCGCCGGCTCCACCCCCGTCGTCGCGACGGGCCGTCGCGGGGAACGCCCCCGACTTCCCCGCTCACGCACCCGGCAGGTCCGACCCGCCCTGTTCGAGGTTGACGGCGACGTTCTTCGTCTGAAGGTAGGAGTCAAGCGCCGCCAGTCCCTTCTCGCGGCCGATGCCCGAGTGCTTGTACCCGCCGAAGGGCGTCTGGTTGGTGTCGCCGAACCACTTGTTGACGTAGACGTTGCCGGCCTCCAGCCGACGAGTCGCGTTCATCGCCCGCCTGACGTCCTGCGTGAACACGCCCGCGACGAGGCCGTACTGCACGTCGTTGGCGAGTTCGATGGGGTCCTCGTCGTCGCCGTAGGGGATGACCGCCAGCACCGGCCCGAACACCTCCTCCTGTGCGATGCGCATGTCGTTCTCGACGTCGGTGAACACCGTCGGTTCGACGAAGTAGCCCTCGTCCATCCCGTCGGGGACGCCGCCGCCCGTCGCCAGCGTCGCACCCTCGCGTTCACCCACGTCGACGTAGTCGAGGACCTTCTCCTGGTGGTCGGCGTGGTTCAGCGGACCCATGTCGGGGTCCTCGCTCCCCGGTCCCAACTGGTAGGACTCGGCGGCGGCGACGATGCCCTCCACGAACTCCTCGTACACCGACTCGTGGACGATGGCGCGGTCGGCGGCCGAGCAGATCTGCCCCGCGTTGGTGAAGATGCCCGTGTCCACCCACTCGACCGCCTCCTCGACGTCGGCGTCGGGGTAGACGATCGCGGGGTTCTTCCCGCCGAGCTCGAGCGTGACGGGCGTAATCGTGTCTGCGGCGGCCTTCATCACCGCCTGACCGGTCGGCACCGACCCGGTGAACGTGACGGTGTCGACGCCCTCGTGACCCGTCAGCGCCGCGCCCGGTTCGCCGCCGCCGGTGACGACGTTCACCGCGCCCGCGGGGACGCCCGCCTCGTGGCAGAGTTCGGCGAGGCGGAGGGCGGAGAGGGGCGTCGTCGGCGCGGGTTTCACGACGACGCTGTTCCCGGCGACGAGAGCGGGGGCGACCCCCCGCGCGAACAGGTTCCCGGGGAAGTTCCACGGGAGTATCTGCGCGCTCACACCGTACGGCTCCCGGACGGTGTAGTCGACCTGTCCCGTCCCGACCGGGACGGAGGTCCCCTCCAGTTTGTCGGCGGCCCCCGCATAGTACGCGAAGTAGCGCGCGGCGCTCTCGACGTCGCTCCGCGCCTGCGAGAGGGGTTTCCCCTGATCGAGACACTCCAGTTCGGCGAGGTCCTCGACGTTCTCGCGGACCAACTCCGCGACGCGCCGGACCGTCTCGCCGCGTTCGACGGGGTCGGTGTCGCGCCACGCGGGGGAGGCCTCGCGGGCGACGGCGACGGCGGCGTCCACGTCCTCGGCGGTGCCCGCCGCCACCTCCGCGATGGCCTCGCCCGTCGCCGGGTCGCGGGTGGTCAGGTACTCGCCGTCCGCCGGAGGGCGGCGCTCGCCGTCGACCAGCAAGTCGTGGCGGTCGGTCGCGGACTGGTGGCTCATGTCCGTGTGGTGTGTGACCGCACCTGTATAGCTTACTACCGCGGCGAACTCCTCGCCCACGACACCCATCCGGGTCCCTCGACCGGCGGCCGTCGCGTCAGTCGTCGGCCGCCGCGTCGGTCACGCCCGTCGCCTCGGCGAGCAAGTCGAGGTAGTCGTGCGCGAGTCGGGGGAGCAAGAACCGCTCACGGACCCGCTCCCGACCGTTCTCGCCCATCTCGGTGCGGCGCTCGTCGTCGGTCAGGAGAGTCCGCACCCGGTCGGCCGCCGTCTCGATGTCCTCGGGTTCGACGAGGAAGCCGCACTCACCGTCGGCCACCTGCAGGGGGATGCCGCCGACGTTCGACCCGACGACGGGCGTTCGCTTCCAGAGCGCCTCGGAGACGGTCAGCGCGAACCCCTCGCGCAGGGACTTCTGGAGGACCACGCTTGCCTCCCTCTGGAGGACGTTCACGGCGACGTCCGAGAGGTCGGTGAGGAGGGTGACGCCCGCGTCCGCCTCCGCCGCCGCGACGACCCGGTCGTACACCGCCTGCCCCTCGGGGTCGTCGTCGGCCATCCCGCCAGCGAGGACGAGGTGGGCGTCGAGTACGCTCTCGGTCACCCGCCGGTGGGTCCGCAAGACGCCAATGGGGTCCTTCCACGGGTCGAACCGCGACACCTGCGTCACCACGGGAACCTCTGGGTCGAAGAGGACGGTGGGGAGTTCCCCGCGAACCGCGTCGACGTCCGCCGGGTCCAGTTCCCGGTTCTTGTCGGTCAGCGGGTCGATGGCGGGGTGGATGACCGTCTTCGGGACGCCCTCGACGCCCCGACCGTACTGCTCCCTGCTGAAGACGGCGTGGTCGATCCGCTCGACGTAGGGTTCGAGGGCGTCGAGGACCGCCGGGTTCGCGTCGGTGAGGTCGATGTGACACCGCCAGACGAGCGTCGCTTCGGGGAACCGCTCGCGGAGTCCCTCGACCATCCCCAGCGGTTGCGGGTCGTGGAGGACGACGACGTCGTACTCGTCCATCGCGTCGGCGTTGCGCTCGTTCACGTCCCGGTAGGTCCGCCACATCTCGTCGGTGAACGGCGCGTCGTCGCCCTGCAGGCCGTTGTGGATGGCCTTCGTCACATCGAAGAACGGTCCGTCGGCGTCCATGACCAGCCAGTCGGTCGGGACGCCGAGGTCGTTCAACAGGGGGACCAGCGAGCGCAGGAGTTCGACGACCCCGCCGCCCGCCGCCGTCGAGTTGACGTGGGCCACCCGCCGGTCTTCGAGGGCCGCCGCCCGAGAACGCATCCGAGTCAGTCTGTCCTCCGCGACGAACTCGGCGTACGCCGCCATCGACCGGGCGTTTGTCGCCGGTGTCTGCATACCCGAGGGTAGGTGCCACTGTACGTGAAACTACGGTTCGGCCGGGCCTGCGGCGACTGCTCCGGACCGGCGCCCGACACGGCGACTCAGGCTCCGAGGACCCGCACGACCAGCGTCGCCTCGTAGCTCCCGCGGTCGGTCGTCGCCCGTACGTCGAACGCGACGGCGAGGACCGTCGTCTCGCCCGCCCGCTCCTGAACGACGACGCCGTCGACCGCCCGGCAGGTCCCGAACTGTCGTCCCGGGCCAGCGAGGCAGTGCTCGCTCGCCCACGCGCGTGCGGCGGAGTCGTTCGTCCCCACCTCGTAGGCGGTGCCCGCGGCGACGCTCGACGCCTCCAGCGCGTCCGTCGGCGGCCCGAGTCGGTCGGCCGTCGCCTCGACCGCCCGCTCCCTGTGCTCCCAGTCGTACTCGCCGGTGACGTTCGCGCCCGCCTCGTGGACGGCCCGTTCGAGGACTCGCTCGGCGTTCGCGAGGGGGGCGTCGTACTCCGCGCTGGCGGTCACGTCGGGGTGGTAGCCCAGTTGCTGGTATGCCAGCACCGCCGGCACGAGGGCGACGGCGACGACGGCCGCCGCCGCGAGGACGAGTTGCGCGCGGTCGCGTCGACCCGTCACACGTACCACACTCGTATCGTCACGTCGCCCGCCGTCGTCGCCACCGTCGCGACGCCGACGGCGACGCCCGCGGGTCGCTCGTAGCCCACCGCGCCGTGTGGCGTCTCCACGCGGTACATGAGGTTGTCCGGGAGGAGTCGGTCGACGCGCCGGTCGAGGGCGGTCCGCTCGCGCTCGAAGGCCGCCGCCGAGCGCGCGACCTCCGAGAGCCGGGTCGCCCCGCGGTGGCGCGGCGGTTCGGTCGCCAGCACGGTCGCGGCGTCGTCCGCGTAGGCGTCTAGCTGTGGCTCGCGGGTGTCGGGCGACGGGACGCCGAGGAGGAACCCCGTCGCCACCGCCAGCACGAGGACGACGCCTACGCCCGCCTCGACGACCGACAGCGAGAGCTGCCCTCTCGCCCCCGCGCGACTGCCTCGCCGGTCGCACCCGTCCCAGTCGCCCCCCTCACGCATCGACCGTCACCACCAGTTCGGCCTTGGTCGTCCGCGCCGGGTAGTAGGTGAGTTCGACGGCGTTCGGCGGGAGCGGTCCCGCGTGCTCGAACGCGAGGTGGGTCGTCTCGTAGCGCGAGAGGGTCACGTCGAACGTCCCGCGCAGACCCGAGGGGTCGTGGAGGACGACGCGCCCGTTCGCACGGACGGTGGTGAGGTTCGTCGCGGGCGGCGGGGTGAGGCCGAGCGTCGCACGCGGCGTCCGCCGGGGCAGGGCGATACGGTCCCCCGGAACCCGGGAGACGGTGACCGACTGGCGGCGCTCGACGAGGACGACCCGCCGCATCGTCGTCCCGCCGGCGGGGTCGCCCCGCTCTACGAGTGTCTCGCCGTCGAGGCGGACGCGCACCGCCCGCCCCTCGCTCGCGGGGAACAGGGCGACGAAGCGGTCGTCGCTCAGTCGGTCCACCTCGGACCCGTTCAGCACGTTCCCGCGGGTGGTGAGCGGCGACGCATCGCTCACCAGTCGCTCCGAGAGGCCGACGGCCGCGGCGCGCTCGGCGGGTTCGCGGCGGGCGTCCGCGAACGCCCCGTCCGCCAGCGAGAGGCCCAGTCCGGCGGTGACGGTCACGAGCACGAGGGCGACGGCGAGGGCGGGGAGGTTCGCCTGCGCGCGCTGGCCGTCGACACTCGCAGCCGGGGTCACGCCTCCACCTCCGCGAGGCGGACGACCAGACCGCCGGGCGTCGACTCCACGCGGACGACGGCCTCGCTCGTACTCGTCCACGACCCCTCGACGCGGACCACGCTGTCGGGGAGGGTCAGGGGGACGCGTCCACCGATGGCCGCGTCGGGGTGGACGAGGACGAGCGTCCGCCCCTCGGCGCGCACCTCGTAGCCCGCCCCCCGAATCGTCTCGGGGAGCGCGACGCGCAGGCGGACGGACACCTCCCGCGAGACGGGCGGGACGGCCTGCTGGACCCGTTCCACGGCGGCGGCGAGCGTCCGGTCGGCGACGGCGTCGCCCGCGGTAGCCCGGTACTGAGGAACGGCTCCCCCGAACAGCGTGGTGGTCAGGAGGGCGATGAACAGGACGACGAGGCCCGCCTCCAGCGTCTTGGCAACGACGGGCGTCACGCCGCGTTCGTCGAGTCGCCCTCGTCTACGCATCCTCCACCTCCGTCCGCAGGTCGTGGACCACGAGGTAGGCGGTCCGGGTGCCGTCGTAGGCGGCGACGACGCTCTCGACGCCGTCGTCGTCGAAATCGCGACGAGTGGTCTCCCGCCCGCGCTCCGAGAAGTAGCGTTCCCACGCGGCGGGCGTCCGCGTCTCGACCCCGAGGCGGTACTCGCCGTCGCCGAGTTCGACCCGTTCGTGGCTCACGTTCGTCCGCAAGGTGAGCGACACCTCCCGGCCGGACACGGTGGCGGGGTCGCCGACGCGGGGTGCGCCGACGACGAGGACGCCGTCGGCGGCCCGTGAGGCGGTGAACGGGGGGCGCTCGACCATCCGCGCGCCGTCGCCGGTGCCCCGGAGGACCGCGCCCGCGAGGTACGTGACGCGGCGGTCCCCTGCCTCGAACACCAGCGCGCCGATTTCGACCTCCCGGTCGACGCCCCCGCGGTCGAGGACGCGCAGTTCGCGGGACTCGCTGCGCAGTGTCCCGTCGGCGAACGCCACCTCGCCGCGGTGGACGCCGGTGGCCTCGACCGGTTCGAGCGCCGCGTCGAACCCGTCTGCGACGCGGGCGGCGTCGGCCCCCGCCGCGTTCTCCTGGACCAGCGTCCCGACGCTGGCGGTGAGGCCGGCCATCGAGACGACGGCGATACCGAGGAGGAGGGCGACACCGACGACGTGGGACTGCGCCCGGTCCCCGGAGGCGTCGGAGGGGGTCACAGCAGGCCCGCCCCCGCGAAGACGGCGTAGCCGACGGTCACGAGTAGCGCGGAGTGGAGCAGCGCCTCGTAGCGCCCGCGACTCGCGCTCCCGGCGAACCAGCCGCAGGCGAGCATCGTCGCCTGCGTGACGAGGTAGAACCGGAAGCGGTCGCGCTCGGGGTCCACGGCATCGGGGTCGAGAGCGGTGCCGGCGTTCGTGCTGGCGACCGTCGAGAGCTGTGCGAAGCCGTCGAGGACGTAGAGGTTCACCGCCACCATGATGCCGACGACGAGGAGCGCGGTGGTCCAGCCGACGGCGACGTACACCATGAGCGACGACCGGAGGGCCTTGCGCTCGTGGTAGAGCCGGCCCACCTCCGTCTGGAGCGTCTCGAAGACGTCCTCGGCGTCGCTCCCCACGTCGAGCGCGCCCGTCACGAGGCCCATCGTCTGTGCCGCGAGGGGGGTCCCGACCTCCTCGACGAATCGGTCGAGGGCGGCGGTCCGCACGTCCTCGCCGTCGTGGGTGACCAGCGTGAGGTTGAACGCCAGCGCGTCCACGTCGGCCTGCAACGCCCCCGAGTCCACCTCGCGGGCGACCCGTTCGACGGCCTCGGCGAACGGCCGGCCGAGGCTGACGTGCCCCGCGACGGCGTGGACGACGTCTTTCATCTCGCGGTCCTTCGCGTCGTCGCGGCGGGCGCGCCGGACGGCCACGACGCCGACGGGGAGGGCGAAGGCGACGTAGCTGAACAGCGCGACGTTCGCGACCCGGTAGCTGAGCGACCAGCACCCGGCGGCGACGAGGAACGCGAGGGGGAGACAGACCGTCGCCGCGCTCGCCGGGTTGGTCGTCACCTCCTCTAGGACGCCACCGAGCGACCGTGCCGCCGAGTACGTCGGCGGGGCCTGGTCGGGCGGGCGGAGCGCCCCCACCAGCCACGCGGCCCCCGCGCCGACGAGGAGGACGAACCCGGCGCTGGCGTAGACGACGAGCGCGCGGACCGTCGTTTCGCCGAGCGGCGTGGCGACGGGCGCGCTCAGCCCCGGCGCGAGGACGGCCATCACGGTGAGGATGATGACCAGCAGGGCCGGGAGGACGAGCATCACGATGAACAGTTCCGCGAGCAGTTCGAGGAAGTCCGCCGCCCGCTGGCGGGTGCGCGCCTGCCGGTGTGAGAGCATCCGGGATTCGAGCGAGAGGTAGCCGGCGAGGGCGTCCTCGCCCTGCGCGGCGTGTTCGCGGAACTTCAACAGGAACGGCGAGAGCAGGTCCCGCGAGGGGGTGTCGCGGGCGACCATCCGCAGGCCCGAGTCGAGGCTCCCGGTGAGGGCCGCTCGGTTGAGCGCGGTCTGGAAGGCGCGGGCCGTCTCGCCGTAGGCGTCCTGTTCGGCCACCTTCCGGAGCATCGCGCGGTGGCCGTCGCTGCCGGCCCCCAGCGCCCGGAGGTAGCGGACCGCGCCGGGGAGCGTCCGCTCGATGCTCGCGCGGCGGGCCGACGCGACCCACCGGAGGTACTGCCCGCCGCCCCAGACGACCCCCCGCTTCGCGGCGATTCCCGCTCCCCCGGCGAGGACGACGGCCGCCGTCGTCCGTGACACGTCCGGCACGGTGAGGCGGTTCAGGACGGGTATCGCCCGCTGGAGGACGTCGCTCGCCGTGTCGAGAACAGCGGCGGGGACGGCGAGAGCGAGGACCGCCGCGCCGACGGTGGCGAGGAGGAACCCGACCCACGAGAGGCCGTACACCCGCGCGAGGAACACGTCGAAACTCGGGCCGACGCCGGCACCCCGGTAGCGCCGCCGATCCCGGTCGTGGCGGTGGTGGTCGGCGTGCCGGGAGAACAGCGCGTACAACCCCCGGTCGAGGGCGCCCCCGGCCCCCTCAGCGTCGGCCACCGGCCACCCCCGTCTGGGGCCCGGTGGGGGGCGCCGGACCCTCGGCCGCGTCGTTCTGGTTCACGACCGTGATTCGACTCCTTCCCGGACTTAAAATTTAGGAATTGAAGAAAGTACTCGAAAGGAGAATTGCGTCCGCGCTCACTCCTGATTGGCGGAGGTCCGCTGGTAGTCGTGGGTGTATCTCTCGACGAGGTTCCCCACGGGTCCGCACACCGCGACCCCGAGGAACTCTCCTCGGTTCCGTTGCCAGTCGCCGTGTGGATGGTGTCGACGCCCACTCGTTCGGACTACTGCACCAGCAACGCCACCGCCACGCACGCCAGACCCACGCCCGCCACCTGCTGGACGTTCACGGGTTCCCCGAGGACGACGACGCCGTAGGCGAATGCGACGACGAAGTACAGCGCCGGAATCGCCGTCACCCCCGAGAGTGCCCCCATGTCGAGCGCCCGGTAGAACAGGACGGTGCCGAGGCTCATCGAGAGGCCCGCCAGCGCCGAGAAGGCGAACCCCGCGTCGTAGGTGACGTCCCCGAGGACGCCCGGGTCGAGTGCGAAGACGACGCCGATACCCACGACGTAGGTGACGAGGACGACGGCCATGTTCGGCATCCGCTCGACGGAGTAGTTCGCGGCGATTCCCCAGACGCCCCAGAGGAGCAACGCGCCGACGGCGTAACTGTACGCGCTCGACAGGTCGACCATCGTTCGGGGAGACTCGCGGGCGGGGCAAAAGGCTGGTTCCCAACCCGCCGGGTCATCCGTATTGTGGAATAGTTTAAGACGAAGAAGTTCTCACATCTGGTTGTATGCTCCGTCGACTCCTCGCCGGCGTCGTCCTCGCCGTGATGCTCGCCTCGGTCGCCACCAGCGGGTGGCTCGTGGCGGGCGGCCCACTCGTCGCCGAGGCGTCGGGCGCGGCGACGGTCACGGACGAGACGCTCGCCGCCCACGGCTACAGTCCGATGCGGGTCGAACACGTCCGGGTCGACGAGGCGGTCCGGGCGGGGGGTGTCACGAAACGGGTGAACGTCTCGATGTACGTCGCCGCCACGACGACGACTGACCCCGACCGCGGCCCGGCGGGGTTGATGACGGCCACGCTCCCCGCTGCGCGCGTCGCGGGCGTCGCGACGAACCCCCTCGCGCACGTCCCCGTCGAACGCGCCTTCGAGTTCGTCGTGCCCCACCTCCCGACGGACATGGAGTCCTTCGAGGCCGTCGGGTCGCGGTCGGTCAGCGTCGCGGGCGAGACGCGCACCGTGACGACCTACGAGGCGCGCGCCGCCTCGGGCGAGGTGCTCGAACTGTCCGTCGCGCGGGTCGTCGTCGGCGAGGACCTCGTGGTCGTCGTCGGGACGCAACCTGCGGGCGCGGGCGAGGGGGCGACCCTCCTCGACCTGATGGCCGCCCTCGAACACAGCGAGCGTCCCGGGACGGAGTAGCGAGTCAGTCGAACTCCGCCGGCTCCATCCGCTCTCCGCCGTCGCCTACACGCGAGGCGCGCCTGTCGGCCGCGACCCGTTCGACCGTCGCCGTCTCGTTCGTCCGGAGGTCCGAAAGAAACGCGAAGAGGTCGTCGGCGTCGTCGACGCCCTCCTCAACCAGATACTGCACGTAGCGGTGCTTTCGGTCGAACTCCGCCTCGACCGCTTCGACGGCGCGGTCGGTCCGGTCGGCGATTCGCTCGAACGCCCGGACGCGACCGGGAAGGGGGTCGGTCTCGGTCCCCTCGGCGTCGTGGGCGAAGGCGAACCCGCCGTCGATGGTCCGCTCGCACACCGTGTCGTAGCGGACGGTCACGTCCTCGCGTTCGACGCACTCGCCGCCCGACTCGACGAGTTCGACGGCCTCGCCGACGTACCGGTCGCCCCCGGACCGGCGCGGGAACACGACGAGGTCGATCTCGTCGAGGAGGTGGGTGGGAAGGCCCTGTTCGACCACGCGGTTGACCAGTTTCTCCACGTCCTCGGCGTGCGTCGTCCCGAGGACGCCGTGGCCCGTCGAGAGCACCTCGCCGAAGGTGGCGAAGGAGGCGGGCGTGTTTATCTCCGCGATGACCTCCACGTCGGGGTTGAGGTAGTTGGTCTCGGTCATCAGGTCGGCCATCGTCACCCGCTTGTAGTCGGACTCGTGGTCCCGGGTGGTGAGCGAGACGCCCGTCTCGTGGGGAAGGCGCACCTCGCGCGAGCCCTCGTCGATGCTGACGGGTCGCTCGTCGTAGGGGATGAAGGGCGTGTGGGCGTTCATGAGGGTGGTCTTGCCCACCCCGGTCGGCCCCGCGAAGAGGACGACGCCGTGGTGTTCGTACAGCACCCAGAGGAGGGCGACGAGTTCGGTCGGGAGGCTCCCGCCCCGCACGAGGTCGACGGGGGTGAGGGGGTCCGGCGACTGCTTGCGGATGGAGATGTGCGGGCCCTCGGCGCTGATGGTCGGGAGGGCGACGGCACACCGGATGGTCTCGTCGACACCCTCGGGCGAGAGGTTCACCTTCGCGCTCGGGGTGGAGGCGTTGACCTCCACGCCGTCGGCGGCCGCCAGCTGCGTGACGACGTTGACGAACGCCGTCTCGTCCTCGAAGGCGAGGTTCGTCGGGACGCGCCCCGACGCCCCGCGGGGGACGACCT
Proteins encoded:
- a CDS encoding type II/IV secretion system ATPase subunit, which codes for MSESSTVPTVPAPVPPDAPGAWYAPDVHRQEAVHPGVVVTVRGDRESFRYEVREPSLSTEGRRALETVREYFDGASVERPLTREGARERMARGFDPKYERAVGRLTSVSPATRRRVDYHALSRVRCLGALTPHALDDRIEVAEERDGEVVVHTDDFAPARTGVEDTEHLTRFASERLARYTVPFLDFDVPVVRYREHVLGADPFTTKYAVREPDLLPGDRELVAECKERIWETRVEGVVDREDRADFVRERAEALLSRRLTADDTRAWLDALSYRVRDALAEYDLAVPPVGGRYAPDRLDDLVYYVLRDYVGYGQLTVPIRDGRLEDVEANRVGERVKVVPRGASGRVPTNLAFEDETAFVNVVTQLAAADGVEVNASTPSAKVNLSPEGVDETIRCAVALPTISAEGPHISIRKQSPDPLTPVDLVRGGSLPTELVALLWVLYEHHGVVLFAGPTGVGKTTLMNAHTPFIPYDERPVSIDEGSREVRLPHETGVSLTTRDHESDYKRVTMADLMTETNYLNPDVEVIAEINTPASFATFGEVLSTGHGVLGTTHAEDVEKLVNRVVEQGLPTHLLDEIDLVVFPRRSGGDRYVGEAVELVESGGECVEREDVTVRYDTVCERTIDGGFAFAHDAEGTETDPLPGRVRAFERIADRTDRAVEAVEAEFDRKHRYVQYLVEEGVDDADDLFAFLSDLRTNETATVERVAADRRASRVGDGGERMEPAEFD